The following coding sequences are from one Mytilus trossulus isolate FHL-02 chromosome 8, PNRI_Mtr1.1.1.hap1, whole genome shotgun sequence window:
- the LOC134681264 gene encoding uncharacterized protein LOC134681264 isoform X1: MLCVHVRNKFIEKNKNILQEAGTYRMQRRLADNITSDHLSCPICRDTLKDPKLLPCDHSICFECLTQLIESTRRFNKFSCPVDRREITASSYTLSAEQWASSFPTDELSLLLLQAISGDTKTETKPRNGILCSDHPQNVCDFFCFGCYKIMCSECAVENHRGAECNCKNFKNCADLAREKLRDAYDEIENLIITGQDIVFKEIDKDQLLVQSRQQIRSTIYKLKTIVQDFEKMINRKCVDILSKVDSVTNVEELKKRTEGIVKDLKRVRDEVELSKSLTSTKDILTVLSKIPESLQKNTDLLYSLAVSDNPIELKLELNEKFLNLCETLIDQPIGMVHVVPADTIDFEDTEATVCSKRIKFSSDVLPLRALELDPFLAIQRDPSESENKITARFTGVIIHGHSIIAIDNANFKVQRFRDIIENQFIDEVLIQGIYDITNIHENDDVLVTSPGKQSRLIRLSTYNSLSIISEKVTENAYYSISQLPDCTFAVISHSSPIGASKKRVNFDWSRGVTSHIDIIDVDGNVLKHFSENFLCEPNEFGDPFIMPLKSICCLPNGNIVVSIETKTNSFISCFNQNARVKWTYDLNDTPEGVCFDDGKIYVFLRESKAVRVLSVDGDLKPVSTLRLPNYFGDGYSLFVGRNLLSVIDRTELIRLYKLQSC, encoded by the exons ATGTTGTGTGTACATGTACgtaataaatttatagaaaaaaataagaatatactTCAAGAAGCGGGAACATACAG AATGCAGAGAAGACTTGCAGATAATATAACATCTGATCATTTATCCTGTCCTATATGTCGGGACACTTTAAAAGATCCGAAACTATTACCATGTGATCATTCGATATGCTTTGAATGTTTAACCCAGTTGATAGAATCAACTAGACGTTTTAACAAATTCTCGTGTCCTGTGGATAGACGCGAGATTACAGCGTCATCTTATACCTTGTCAGCAGAACAATGGGCTAGTTCATTTCCAACAGACGAGTTATCTCTACTGCTACTCCAGGCTATATCAGGTGATACAAAAACGGAAACAAAACCTAGAAATGGTATACTTTGTTCCGATCACCCACAGAACGTGTGTGACTTTTTCTGTTTTGGGTGTTATAAGATTATGTGTTCCGAATGTGCTGTTGAGAATCATAGGGGTGCCGAATGTAATTgcaaaaacttcaaaaactgTGCCGACTTAGCAAGGGAAAAATTGAGAGATGCGtatgacgaaatagaaaatttaataatCACCGGACAGGATATTGTCTTTAAAGAGATCGACAAAGATCAATTATTGGTGCAATCAAGGCAGCAGATAAGAAGTACTATTTACAAATTGAAGACAATTGTTCAAGATTttgagaaaatgataaatcgtaAATGTGTAGACATATTGAGCAAAGTTGATAGCGTTACAAACGTAGAAGAATTGAAGAAAAGAACAGAAGGAATTGTTAAAGATTTAAAACGAGTCCGTGATGAGGTAGAATTATCAAAATCCCTTACTTCAACTAAAGACATTTTGACCGTATTGTCAAAAATTCCAGAAAGTCTGCAGAAAAATACGGATCTTCTCTATTCACTTGCGGTATCAGATAATCCAATTGAGCTTAAACTGGAACTAAACGAAAAGTTTCTGAATTTGTGTGAAACACTGATTGATCAACCGATTGGAATGGTTCACGTCGTACCTGCTGACACAATTGACTTCGAAGACACGGAGGCCACAGTATGCAGCAAGCGAATCAAATTTTCATCAGACGTTTTACCTCTTCGTGCATTAGAACTTGACCCGTTTCTAGCAATTCAACGTGATCCGAgtgaatcagaaaataaaattactgCAAGATTTACAGGTGTAATTATTCATGGACATTCAATAATTGCTATAGATAATGCAAACTTTAAGGTACAAAGATTCAGAGATATTATTGAAAATCAATTCATTGATGAAGTTCTGATTCAAGGTATATACGACATCACCAATATCCATGAAAACGACGATGTCTTAGTTACTTCCCCTGGGAAACAATCGCGTCTTATCCGTTTATCAACTTATAATAGTTTGAGTATAATATCCGAAAAAGTAACCGAAAATGCGTACTATAGTATCTCGCAGTTGCCGGATTGTACTTTTGCAGTCATTAGTCATTCAAGTCCAATTGGTGCTTCAAAGAAAAGAGTTAACTTTGATTGGTCACGTGGTGTAACATCGCATATTGACATCATCGACGTCGATGGAAATGTTCTTAAACATTTTAGTGAAAATTTTCTTTGCGAACCAAACGAGTTTGGAGATCCTTTTATCATGCCTCTAAAAAGTATATGTTGTCTTCCAAATGGGAATATAGTAGTTAGCATTGAAACTAAAACCAAcagttttatttcttgtttCAATCAAAATGCACGAGTCAAATGGACATACGATTTAAATGACACCCCAGAAGGCGTCTGTTTTGATGAtggtaaaatatatgtattcttACGTGAATCGAAAGCGGTGCGTGTTCTGTCGGTTGATGGTGATTTGAAACCAGTGTCCACCTTAAGGCTTCCTAATTACTTCGGTGACGGATATAGTTTATTCGTTGGTCGAAATCTGTTGTCTGTAATAGATAGAACAGAGTTAATAAGACTATATAAATTACAATCAtgttag
- the LOC134681265 gene encoding uncharacterized protein LOC134681265 has protein sequence MQRRLADNIASDHLSCPICRDTLKTPKLLPCDHTLCCECLTQLINSTRRFNKVTCPVDRREITMPSYTISAEEWAKSFPTDELAVVLLQAISGGVKTQENYKNNIPCSEHPQNFCDFFCFGCYQIICSECAVDKHRSFDCDCKNFKICADLAREKLRNSYDEIENIISYGRDIVTNYKEIGKDQFLMQSRQQIKTTIFKLKSIVHDFEKRVNRKSLDILNKVESVVNVEQLQKKTEGIVKELERVRGDIEHSKSQTSTEDMLTVLSKIPDSIQKNTDLLNSLAVSDDPIGIKLELNETFLELCDLLVDQPIGTVDVLPADSVDFEDTEATVCSHRIKFSSDVLPSRALELEPFLEIKVDPIGLENTITARFTGLIHYGHAIIVIDNANCKVQRFRINVKEQFIDEILIQGVYAIANIQDDDDVLVTAPGKQSCLFRLSTYKSLGIVSKTVTDQAYYDISRLPDHLFAVICHSSPSGVSNKRIRFEWSRGVTSHIDIINVEGKVLTHLSESCICEPTEFGNPFIMPLNNMCCLSNGAIVVSIVSKTKNFISCIYQSGRVKWTYNLNDTPEGVCFYDGRILVFLRESKVVRVLSVEGDLKPVSTLRLSNYFGDGKNLIVCRNLLTVIDKTDLIRIYKLR, from the coding sequence ATGCAGAGAAGACTTGCAGATAACATAGCATCTGATCATTTATCTTGTCCTATATGTAGAGACACATTAAAAACCCCAAAATTATTACCATGTGACCATACTTTATGTTGTGAATGTTTGACCCAGTTGATAAACTCAACAAGACGTTTTAACAAAGTCACGTGCCCCGTGGACCGACGTGAGATAACAATGCCATCTTACACAATATCAGCAGAAGAATGGGCTAAATCTTTTCCAACAGACGAATTAGCTGTAGTGTTATTACAAGCTATATCGGGTGGTGTTAAAACGcaagaaaactataaaaataatatacctTGTTCCGAACATCCTCAGAATTTTTGTGACTTTTTCTGTTTCGGATGTTATCAGATAATATGTTCCGAGTGTGCTGTTGACAAACATAGGAGTTTCGACTGTGAttgcaaaaatttcaaaatatgtgcCGACTTAGCAAGAGAGAAATTGAGAAATTCGtatgacgaaatagaaaatataattaGCTACGGACGGGACATCGTTACTAATTATAAAGAGATCGGAAAAGATCAATTCCTGATGCAATCAAGACAGCAAATTAAAACtactatttttaaattaaagagcATCGTTCATGATTTCGAGAAAAGGGTAAATCGAAAGAGTTTGGACATTTTGAACAAAGTTGAAAGCGTTGTAAACGTTGAACAACTGCAGAAAAAAACTGAAGGAATCGTTAAAGAATTAGAAAGAGTCCGTGGTGACATAGAACATTCCAAATCTCAAACTTCTACAGAGGATATGTTGACTGTTTTGTCGAAAATTCCCGACAGTATACAGAAAAATACAGATTTGCTAAACTCCCTTGCAGTATCAGATGATCCAATTGGGATAAAACTTGAACTAAATGAAACGTTTCTTGAATTGTGTGACTTACTTGTTGATCAACCAATTGGCACAGTTGACGTTCTACCAGCTGATTCCGTAGATTTTGAAGATACGGAGGCCACAGTTTGCAGTCACCGAATCAAATTTTCTTCAGACGTATTACCTTCTCGAGCACTTGAACTGGAACCTTTTCTCGAGATAAAAGTTGACCCAATTGGACTAGAGAACACAATAACCGCAAGATTTACAGGTTTAATTCATTATGGACAtgcgataattgtaatagacaATGCAAATTGTAAGGTACAAAGATTCCGGATCAATGTGAAAGAACAGTTTATTGATGAAATTTTAATTCAAGGTGTATACGCTATTGCAAATATTCAAGACGACGACGATGTCTTAGTTACTGCCCCTGGGAAACAGTCGTGTCTCTTCCGTTTGTCAACTTACAAAAGTTTGGGAATAGTTTCAAAGACTGTAACTGACCAGGCTTATTATGATATATCACGATTACCAGATCATTTGTTCGCAGTAATTTGTCATTCAAGTCCCAGTGGCGTTTCAAACAAGAGGATTCGTTTTGAATGGTCACGTGGGGTAACGTCACATATTGATATTATCAACGTCGAGGGAAAAGTTTTAACACATTTAAGTGAGTCTTGTATTTGTGAACCAACCGAATTCGGTAATCCTTTTATAATGCCTCTGAATAATATGTGTTGTCTTTCAAATGGGGCTATAGTGGTTAGCattgtatcaaaaacaaaaaactttatttCTTGCATTTACCAAAGCGGACGCGTCAAATGGACATACAATTTAAATGACACCCCTGAAGGCGTTTGTTTTTATGATGGCAGAATATTGGTGTTCTTACGCGAATCCAAGGTAGTGCGTGTTCTATCAGTTGAGGGAGATTTGAAACCAGTGTCAACATTAAGACTTTCTAACTATTTCGGTGACGGGAAAAATTTAATTGTTTGCAGAAATCTTTTGACTGTGATAGACAAAACTGATTTAATTAGAATATATAAGTTGCGATGA
- the LOC134681264 gene encoding uncharacterized protein LOC134681264 isoform X2: MQRRLADNITSDHLSCPICRDTLKDPKLLPCDHSICFECLTQLIESTRRFNKFSCPVDRREITASSYTLSAEQWASSFPTDELSLLLLQAISGDTKTETKPRNGILCSDHPQNVCDFFCFGCYKIMCSECAVENHRGAECNCKNFKNCADLAREKLRDAYDEIENLIITGQDIVFKEIDKDQLLVQSRQQIRSTIYKLKTIVQDFEKMINRKCVDILSKVDSVTNVEELKKRTEGIVKDLKRVRDEVELSKSLTSTKDILTVLSKIPESLQKNTDLLYSLAVSDNPIELKLELNEKFLNLCETLIDQPIGMVHVVPADTIDFEDTEATVCSKRIKFSSDVLPLRALELDPFLAIQRDPSESENKITARFTGVIIHGHSIIAIDNANFKVQRFRDIIENQFIDEVLIQGIYDITNIHENDDVLVTSPGKQSRLIRLSTYNSLSIISEKVTENAYYSISQLPDCTFAVISHSSPIGASKKRVNFDWSRGVTSHIDIIDVDGNVLKHFSENFLCEPNEFGDPFIMPLKSICCLPNGNIVVSIETKTNSFISCFNQNARVKWTYDLNDTPEGVCFDDGKIYVFLRESKAVRVLSVDGDLKPVSTLRLPNYFGDGYSLFVGRNLLSVIDRTELIRLYKLQSC, encoded by the coding sequence ATGCAGAGAAGACTTGCAGATAATATAACATCTGATCATTTATCCTGTCCTATATGTCGGGACACTTTAAAAGATCCGAAACTATTACCATGTGATCATTCGATATGCTTTGAATGTTTAACCCAGTTGATAGAATCAACTAGACGTTTTAACAAATTCTCGTGTCCTGTGGATAGACGCGAGATTACAGCGTCATCTTATACCTTGTCAGCAGAACAATGGGCTAGTTCATTTCCAACAGACGAGTTATCTCTACTGCTACTCCAGGCTATATCAGGTGATACAAAAACGGAAACAAAACCTAGAAATGGTATACTTTGTTCCGATCACCCACAGAACGTGTGTGACTTTTTCTGTTTTGGGTGTTATAAGATTATGTGTTCCGAATGTGCTGTTGAGAATCATAGGGGTGCCGAATGTAATTgcaaaaacttcaaaaactgTGCCGACTTAGCAAGGGAAAAATTGAGAGATGCGtatgacgaaatagaaaatttaataatCACCGGACAGGATATTGTCTTTAAAGAGATCGACAAAGATCAATTATTGGTGCAATCAAGGCAGCAGATAAGAAGTACTATTTACAAATTGAAGACAATTGTTCAAGATTttgagaaaatgataaatcgtaAATGTGTAGACATATTGAGCAAAGTTGATAGCGTTACAAACGTAGAAGAATTGAAGAAAAGAACAGAAGGAATTGTTAAAGATTTAAAACGAGTCCGTGATGAGGTAGAATTATCAAAATCCCTTACTTCAACTAAAGACATTTTGACCGTATTGTCAAAAATTCCAGAAAGTCTGCAGAAAAATACGGATCTTCTCTATTCACTTGCGGTATCAGATAATCCAATTGAGCTTAAACTGGAACTAAACGAAAAGTTTCTGAATTTGTGTGAAACACTGATTGATCAACCGATTGGAATGGTTCACGTCGTACCTGCTGACACAATTGACTTCGAAGACACGGAGGCCACAGTATGCAGCAAGCGAATCAAATTTTCATCAGACGTTTTACCTCTTCGTGCATTAGAACTTGACCCGTTTCTAGCAATTCAACGTGATCCGAgtgaatcagaaaataaaattactgCAAGATTTACAGGTGTAATTATTCATGGACATTCAATAATTGCTATAGATAATGCAAACTTTAAGGTACAAAGATTCAGAGATATTATTGAAAATCAATTCATTGATGAAGTTCTGATTCAAGGTATATACGACATCACCAATATCCATGAAAACGACGATGTCTTAGTTACTTCCCCTGGGAAACAATCGCGTCTTATCCGTTTATCAACTTATAATAGTTTGAGTATAATATCCGAAAAAGTAACCGAAAATGCGTACTATAGTATCTCGCAGTTGCCGGATTGTACTTTTGCAGTCATTAGTCATTCAAGTCCAATTGGTGCTTCAAAGAAAAGAGTTAACTTTGATTGGTCACGTGGTGTAACATCGCATATTGACATCATCGACGTCGATGGAAATGTTCTTAAACATTTTAGTGAAAATTTTCTTTGCGAACCAAACGAGTTTGGAGATCCTTTTATCATGCCTCTAAAAAGTATATGTTGTCTTCCAAATGGGAATATAGTAGTTAGCATTGAAACTAAAACCAAcagttttatttcttgtttCAATCAAAATGCACGAGTCAAATGGACATACGATTTAAATGACACCCCAGAAGGCGTCTGTTTTGATGAtggtaaaatatatgtattcttACGTGAATCGAAAGCGGTGCGTGTTCTGTCGGTTGATGGTGATTTGAAACCAGTGTCCACCTTAAGGCTTCCTAATTACTTCGGTGACGGATATAGTTTATTCGTTGGTCGAAATCTGTTGTCTGTAATAGATAGAACAGAGTTAATAAGACTATATAAATTACAATCAtgttag